One region of Marivirga arenosa genomic DNA includes:
- a CDS encoding toxin-antitoxin system YwqK family antitoxin, translating into MKKFLLISIFFISLSTILIAQDKKEEASQDTIPTPADTIKKTFQFLDGAPVTIDLSTEQEEEEDKEEKKEEKPKRNFYYDKKTRKSYTLSGYGNNVTRELFNYLKKEFVEPDPYVRDFYWYDFQRKEIRSTKNADPKFAGILHGPYQKLKDEVVIEKGMFWNGLKHGRWMRYDNNGILLDKLTYFKGWPIDSKITYYDEEKRERVKEVIPIEHGEKEGTYLYFHENGQVAVQGEYRFDEKVGLWVEYYDLRRRRKKTIQYGRDPFDKNFEPYINQEWNSAGKLVYDRDQWKRKYASK; encoded by the coding sequence ATGAAGAAATTCTTACTCATATCAATTTTTTTCATCTCATTATCCACTATACTAATCGCGCAGGATAAAAAAGAAGAAGCTTCACAGGATACTATCCCAACTCCAGCTGACACCATCAAAAAAACTTTCCAATTTTTAGATGGAGCTCCTGTTACCATAGACTTAAGCACGGAACAAGAAGAGGAAGAAGACAAAGAAGAAAAGAAAGAAGAAAAACCAAAAAGAAACTTCTATTATGATAAGAAAACTCGAAAGAGCTATACGCTTTCAGGTTATGGAAATAATGTAACTCGTGAACTCTTTAATTACTTAAAAAAAGAATTTGTGGAACCCGACCCATATGTCCGAGATTTCTATTGGTATGATTTTCAAAGAAAAGAAATCAGAAGTACTAAAAACGCAGACCCGAAATTTGCTGGAATTTTACATGGACCATACCAAAAATTAAAGGATGAGGTAGTAATTGAAAAAGGGATGTTCTGGAATGGGCTAAAACACGGCAGATGGATGCGCTATGACAATAACGGGATCTTATTAGATAAATTAACCTATTTTAAGGGTTGGCCTATTGACTCTAAAATCACCTATTATGATGAGGAAAAGCGAGAACGGGTAAAAGAAGTAATTCCTATTGAACATGGTGAAAAAGAGGGGACCTATCTTTACTTTCATGAAAATGGTCAAGTAGCTGTACAAGGTGAGTACAGATTTGATGAAAAAGTAGGCTTATGGGTTGAATATTATGATTTAAGAAGAAGAAGGAAAAAAACCATTCAATACGGTCGTGATCCTTTCGATAAAAACTTTGAGCCCTACATTAACCAAGAATGGAATTCCGCAGGTAAATTAGTGTATGATCGTGATCAATGGAAACGTAAATATGCCTCAAAATGA
- the htpG gene encoding molecular chaperone HtpG: MQEKGSISIHSENIFPIIKKFLYSDHEVFLRELVSNAVDATQKIKSLGTLGEYEGDLGDLSIEIKIDKKKKTLHVIDKGIGMTGEEIKKYINQIAFSGATEFVEKYKEKGEGSGIIGHFGLGFYSAFMVADTVEIISLSREKDSKPAHWTCDGSTEFELKEGDKKERGTEIILHINDDSKEFLEEYRINEILTKYCKFLPIPIIFGETEETVKEGEGDDAKEKKVKKPKVINNTTPIWTKAPADLTDQEYKDFYKELYPFSEDPLFWIHLNVDYPFNLTGVLYFPKIKNDFDIQKNKIQLYSRQVFITDEVKDVVPEFLMLMHGVIDSPDIPLNVSRSYLQADSNVKKINNHITKKVADKLAELYKNDRKSFEEKWESIGLFVKYGMMSDDKFYDKAKKFCLLQSIEQDKYFTLDEYKESIAGNQTDKDGNVTILYASNPDKQHAYINSAQKKGYDVVLLDSPIDAHFINQLEQKLEKTNIKRVDADIVDKLIDKDEKAESVLSEDEKEKLKKIFEEAINNQLMTVAVEALSPDELPVSLTMPEFMRRMKDMQQTGGGMPFMGGMPDQYNLTVNANHKMASKILKAEKEEEQKNIAKQNYDLALLSQNMLNGKDLTDFINRSVEMMEK, translated from the coding sequence ATGCAAGAGAAAGGTAGTATTTCGATTCATTCGGAAAATATTTTCCCGATAATAAAGAAGTTTTTATACTCTGATCATGAGGTATTCCTACGTGAGTTAGTTTCAAATGCAGTAGATGCTACTCAAAAAATTAAAAGCCTAGGTACTTTAGGCGAATATGAGGGTGATTTAGGTGATCTTAGCATCGAAATCAAGATAGATAAAAAGAAAAAGACTTTGCATGTCATCGATAAAGGTATCGGTATGACAGGTGAAGAAATCAAAAAATATATTAACCAGATTGCCTTTTCTGGTGCCACCGAATTCGTAGAAAAATATAAAGAAAAAGGTGAAGGATCTGGAATAATAGGTCACTTCGGTTTAGGTTTCTATTCTGCTTTTATGGTGGCAGATACAGTAGAAATTATATCCTTATCAAGAGAAAAGGACTCTAAACCAGCTCATTGGACTTGTGATGGAAGTACTGAATTTGAATTAAAAGAGGGTGACAAGAAAGAAAGAGGGACTGAAATCATCCTACACATTAATGATGATTCAAAAGAGTTTTTAGAAGAATACAGAATCAATGAAATTCTTACCAAGTATTGTAAATTCTTACCAATCCCAATCATATTTGGAGAAACAGAAGAAACAGTAAAAGAAGGGGAAGGAGATGATGCCAAAGAGAAAAAGGTAAAGAAACCAAAGGTAATCAACAATACTACTCCAATCTGGACAAAAGCACCTGCAGACTTAACGGATCAGGAATACAAAGACTTTTACAAAGAATTATATCCATTCAGTGAAGATCCTTTATTCTGGATTCATCTAAATGTTGATTATCCGTTCAACTTAACAGGAGTTTTATACTTCCCTAAAATCAAGAATGACTTTGATATTCAGAAGAATAAAATTCAGCTATATTCTCGTCAAGTATTTATTACTGATGAAGTAAAAGATGTTGTTCCTGAATTCTTGATGTTAATGCATGGAGTTATCGACTCTCCTGACATTCCTCTTAACGTTTCTAGAAGCTACTTACAAGCAGATAGTAATGTAAAGAAAATCAATAATCACATCACCAAAAAAGTAGCGGATAAATTAGCTGAACTTTACAAAAATGATAGAAAATCATTTGAAGAGAAGTGGGAAAGCATTGGCTTATTTGTGAAGTATGGAATGATGAGTGATGACAAATTCTATGACAAAGCGAAGAAATTCTGCTTATTACAAAGCATTGAACAGGATAAATATTTCACTTTAGATGAATATAAAGAAAGCATTGCTGGTAATCAGACCGATAAAGATGGGAATGTGACTATACTTTATGCTTCAAATCCTGATAAGCAACATGCATACATTAACTCAGCACAGAAAAAAGGCTATGATGTTGTTTTATTAGATAGCCCAATTGATGCCCATTTCATCAATCAATTAGAACAAAAACTAGAGAAAACAAATATCAAGCGTGTGGATGCTGATATTGTAGACAAGTTAATTGACAAGGATGAAAAAGCAGAAAGCGTTCTTTCTGAAGATGAAAAAGAAAAGCTTAAAAAGATTTTTGAAGAAGCCATCAATAATCAATTGATGACGGTTGCAGTAGAAGCATTATCGCCTGATGAATTACCAGTATCACTGACAATGCCAGAATTTATGAGAAGAATGAAAGATATGCAGCAAACTGGAGGTGGAATGCCTTTCATGGGTGGAATGCCAGATCAGTATAATTTAACTGTGAATGCAAATCATAAGATGGCTTCCAAAATATTGAAAGCTGAAAAAGAAGAGGAGCAAAAAAATATTGCAAAGCAGAACTATGATTTAGCGCTATTATCGCAAAACATGTTAAATGGTAAAGACTTGACTGACTTTATTAACCGTAGCGTTGAAATGATGGAAAAATAA
- a CDS encoding CIA30 family protein has translation MTIFNFNKNSDLSNWYVVDDKVMGGVSAGSIRINEEGYAVFKGDVSLENNGGFSSVRYRFPKIELTDFTKVKIKLKGDGKNYQFRIKANSNDYYSYTFTFQTTNNWDIIDIPLSSMYPVFRGRRLNMPNFNHSSVSEVTFLIANKRNEKFELLIDSIELI, from the coding sequence ATGACAATATTTAACTTTAATAAGAATTCTGATTTATCTAATTGGTATGTGGTAGATGATAAAGTTATGGGTGGTGTTTCCGCTGGTTCTATCAGAATTAATGAAGAAGGGTATGCAGTTTTTAAGGGAGATGTTTCCTTAGAGAACAATGGTGGGTTTTCATCTGTCAGATACCGATTTCCTAAAATCGAGTTAACAGATTTTACAAAAGTTAAAATTAAATTGAAAGGTGATGGTAAAAATTACCAGTTCAGAATAAAGGCAAATTCAAATGATTATTATTCTTATACATTTACTTTTCAAACGACAAACAATTGGGATATTATCGATATTCCACTAAGCAGTATGTATCCTGTTTTTAGAGGTAGAAGACTTAATATGCCTAACTTCAATCATTCATCTGTTTCAGAGGTAACCTTTTTGATTGCAAATAAGAGGAATGAAAAATTTGAATTACTAATAGACAGTATTGAGTTGATTTAA
- the crcB gene encoding fluoride efflux transporter CrcB has translation MIKNLLLVGLGGALGSIARYGTALISQKYLSIILPFGTLIANILGSFLIGIFLAYELENPSLNFKLLLIAGFCGGYTTFSTFTFENLSYLQNGQFGMFLLYGIGSIIIGLLAVYFGFMVVKWN, from the coding sequence ATGATAAAAAATTTACTATTAGTAGGTTTAGGTGGAGCATTAGGTAGTATTGCTCGTTATGGTACAGCTTTAATTTCTCAAAAGTATTTATCTATAATTTTACCATTCGGTACTTTAATAGCCAATATTTTAGGTTCATTTTTAATAGGGATTTTCCTTGCCTATGAATTAGAAAACCCATCATTAAACTTTAAACTATTACTTATCGCAGGCTTTTGCGGAGGTTACACAACATTTTCAACCTTTACTTTTGAAAATTTAAGCTACCTACAAAATGGTCAATTTGGTATGTTTCTTTTATACGGAATTGGAAGTATAATAATAGGTTTATTAGCAGTTTATTTTGGGTTTATGGTTGTTAAATGGAATTGA
- a CDS encoding rhodanese-like domain-containing protein yields the protein MSFLRKLFGLGPKADFKTLAEEGAIILDVRTKGEFKQGHIKNAKNIPVETLASNISQLRDKEKTIITCCASGMRSSRAKSILKANGYENVFNGGAWTSLNRKLI from the coding sequence ATGAGTTTTTTAAGAAAATTATTCGGTTTAGGTCCTAAAGCTGATTTTAAAACATTAGCTGAAGAAGGGGCTATCATTCTGGATGTTAGAACAAAAGGGGAGTTTAAACAAGGTCATATAAAGAATGCTAAAAACATTCCTGTAGAGACTTTGGCTTCTAATATTTCTCAATTAAGAGATAAAGAAAAAACAATAATCACTTGTTGTGCATCAGGAATGAGGAGTAGCAGAGCTAAAAGTATATTAAAAGCGAATGGTTATGAAAACGTTTTTAACGGTGGTGCGTGGACTTCACTAAATAGAAAATTAATATGA
- a CDS encoding DUF4293 domain-containing protein encodes MLQRIQTIFLLIVALAMLVFLFSPLWQKVDTETGATYTITAFALETSNIPEQGEEQEFMPYAVAGILGLLGSLVAFIAIGMYKNRMRQIMLSTLNSILIGTALGLSAYWTTQAEGNVLPGIAGAYNYGLFLPAIALVFNSLAVRFIRKDERLVRSMDRLR; translated from the coding sequence ATGCTTCAAAGAATACAAACTATATTTTTACTGATAGTTGCGTTAGCAATGCTAGTTTTCCTTTTTTCACCTTTATGGCAAAAAGTGGATACTGAAACCGGTGCTACCTATACGATTACTGCTTTTGCATTAGAAACTTCCAATATTCCAGAACAAGGAGAAGAACAAGAATTTATGCCATATGCTGTTGCTGGAATTTTAGGACTTTTAGGTTCATTAGTTGCTTTCATTGCCATTGGAATGTATAAAAATAGAATGAGACAGATTATGCTCTCAACTCTGAATTCAATCTTAATCGGTACGGCTTTAGGTTTATCTGCATATTGGACTACACAAGCAGAAGGCAATGTATTACCAGGTATAGCTGGAGCTTATAATTACGGGCTTTTTCTCCCAGCCATAGCGCTAGTATTCAATTCATTAGCTGTTCGTTTTATCAGAAAAGATGAAAGGCTTGTAAGATCTATGGATAGGTTGAGATAA
- a CDS encoding rhodanese-like domain-containing protein — translation MKNSNITIIDVRSEGEFVMGHAQGAINIPLNEIEDKAEEISRIDGEIVLCCASGNRSGMAQSILQSKGIDCHNGGSWFAAENYAMAL, via the coding sequence ATGAAAAATTCAAATATAACAATTATTGACGTAAGGTCAGAAGGAGAATTTGTAATGGGACATGCTCAAGGAGCAATAAATATTCCCTTAAATGAGATAGAAGATAAAGCTGAGGAAATTAGCAGGATCGATGGAGAAATAGTATTATGCTGTGCATCAGGAAATAGAAGTGGAATGGCACAAAGCATTTTACAATCCAAAGGTATAGATTGCCACAACGGAGGTTCATGGTTTGCGGCTGAAAATTATGCAATGGCATTATGA